A window of the Odocoileus virginianus isolate 20LAN1187 ecotype Illinois chromosome 20, Ovbor_1.2, whole genome shotgun sequence genome harbors these coding sequences:
- the ZNF233 gene encoding LOW QUALITY PROTEIN: zinc finger protein 233 (The sequence of the model RefSeq protein was modified relative to this genomic sequence to represent the inferred CDS: inserted 9 bases in 6 codons; deleted 1 base in 1 codon; substituted 3 bases at 3 genomic stop codons): MGFLCDLIKKERRQSFKDVAVTFTKEALGLLDLAQRKLYHEVMLENFWNLVSMGYQPFTLDIILQLGREEQLWVMEPETRGDECSGHRNQNEIETLQEVGLRHILHEGLMCGQIWEQFTNKLTRTQXSLQGKKSKLLKQVDSSCRVWAGESAEVAEDENCVGKLQGESSNSVGNQELQIQTSXDFWRKMDLREXQNYQSRYQQIDIKNKLWPCDHCIMRMIXHHHGDQEVHKSKMAFGHSNCGKDFVKNTSQHSIIHSEGQTSDENGKGISLGSDLELQQQLQVGEEPHMSSEYGKGLGQSSHMQTHQRANPGEKPYRCLGGADCFNQNSSLPADEPIHPRVDLYRRGRYRKGFYHVLDLNSCCVDNTEEKSWKCELCGKGFNKISQLQAHQTAYPKDKTSKWNTCDRMFSQLSGPLQKVHTGEKPYKCEVCGEDFSKASYLQAHXRIHTGEKPYKCDVCDKSFSWNFHLQAHQRVHIGEKPXKCDICGKDFSQISHLQAHQRVHIREKPYRCDTCGKGFSLSSHIQDHQWVHTREKPYMCDVCGNGFSWSSHLQAHQRVHTGEKPYXCEECGKGFIWNXXLHIHLSIHTGEKPYKCSMCGKSFSQTSQLHWRVHTGENPYKCFDCGKGCSKSSCLQVHQRVHSSDQSSTHDK, translated from the exons GTTATCAACCCTTCACATTAGATATAATACTCCAGTTGGGGCGAGAAGAGCAGCTTTGGGTGATGGAGCCAGAAACCCGAGGAGATGAGTGTTCAG GACACAGGAatcaaaatgaaatagagactctTCAAGAAGTAGGACTAAGACACATTTTGCATGAAGGCCTTATGTGTGGGCAGATATGGGAACAATTCACAAATAAATTAACCAGGACTC TAAGTCTGCAAGGCAAGAAGTCCAAATTGCTAAAACAAGTTGATTCCTCCTGTCGGGTGTGGGCAGGAGAATCTGCTGAGGTTGCTGAAGATGAGAACTGTGTGGGAAAGCTTCAAGGGGAGAGTTCTAATAGTGTTGGCAATCAAGAGCTTCAAATTCAGACCTCCTGAGATTTCTGGAGGAAAATGGATCTGAGAGA TCAGAATTATCAGAGTAGGTATCAGCAAattgacataaaaaataaactgtggcCGTGTGATCATTGCATCATGAGAATGAT TCATCACCATGGTGATCAGGAAGTACACAAAAGCAAGATGGCATTTGGCCACAGTAATTGTGGAAAAGACTTTGTGAAGAACACATCCCAGCATAGCATCATCCACTCAGAAGGTCAGACCTCTGATGAGAATGGAAAAGGCATCAGCCTTGGCTCTGATCTTGAACTTCAGCAGCAGCTGCAAGTAGGAGAGGAACCCCATATGAGTAGTGAGTATGGGAAGGGCTTGGGTCAGAGCTCACATATGCAAACCCACCAGAGAGCCAACCCAGGGGAGAAACCTTACAGATGTCTAGGTGGTGCTGACTGCTTCAATCAGAACTCCTCCCTTCCTGCTGATGAGCCCATTCACCCCAGGGTGGATCTGTATAGACGTGGCCGGTATAGGAAGGGCTTCTATCATGTCTTAGACCTCAACAGTTGCTGTGTGGACAACACTGAAGAGAAATCTTGGAAATGTGAGCTGTGTGGTAAAGGCTTCAATAAGATATCACAACTTCAAGCCCATCAAACAGCCTACCCTAAAGACAAAACATCCAAATGGAACACATGTGACAGGATGTTCAGCCAGCTCTCTGGTCCTCTTCAGAaagttcacactggagagaaaccatataaatgtgaGGTATGTGGGGAAGACTTCAGTAAGGCTTCATACCTTCAAGCCCA CAGAATCCATACCGGGGAGAAGCCCTACAAATGTGATGTGTGTGATAAGAGCTTCAGCTGGAATTTCCATCTTCAGGCCCATCAGAGAGTTCACATAGGAGAGAAAC taaaatgtgatatatgtggCAAGGACTTTAGTCAGATTTCCCATCTTCAGGCCCATCAGAGGGTCCACATAAGGGAGAAACCCTACAGATGTGATACATGTGGGAAAGGCTTCAGTCTGAGCTCACATATTCAAGACCACCAGTGGGTCCACACCCGAGAGAAACCCTACATGTGCGATGTGTGTGGGAATGGTTTCAGTTGGAGCTCACATCTTCAAGCCCATCAGAGGGTCCATACAGGGGAGAAACCCT AATGTGAAGAATGTGGGAAAGGCTTCATCTGGAACTGATAGCTTCACATTCATCTGAGTatccacacaggagagaaaccctataaGTGCAGCATGTGTGGGAAGAGCTTCAGTCAGACCTCCCAACTTCATTGGAGGGTCCAT ACAGGAGAGAATCCCTACAAATGTTTTGACTGTGGTAAGGGCTGTAGCAAGAGTTCTTGTCTTCAGGTTCATCAGAGAGTCCATAGTAGTGATCAGTCCAGTACACATGACAAGTGA